The nucleotide sequence GGTAGTCCTGGTCGATGATGTTTTACACAGTGGGACCACCCTAATTTATGGAGTAAGGCATTTTCTCGATGTTCCTTTAAAACAATTTAAAACTGCGGTTCTCGTAGACAGGAATCATAAAAAATATCCCGTAAAAGCAGATTTCAAAGGTATTTCATTATCTACTTCCATTAGTGAAAACGTTTCTGTGATCTTTGAAAAAAATAACGATCGCGCAGTATTAGAATAATCTTGCTACAATGATTTCTACGATAGCATTAACGGGTTTACCATCGGTTTCAATCACAAGATCTGCCTGGTTGTAATAATGAGCTCTTTCAAAAAGGTGTTTGCGAATAAAATCCTTCAATGCTTCTTTACTTTCAAGATGAGCGATTAATGGACGGTGAGTTGTTTCTGAAAATAATCGATGAGTTAGTTCATCCAAAGAGGTTTTAAGATAAATGCTAATTACATCCTTTTCTAATTGAATAAAGCTGGAAGAATCTCCGTAACAGGGAGTTCCCCCTCCGGTGGCGAGAACCAGCTTGGGATCTTGTTGGATAATTTCCTTTAAAATTTCGTTTTCTTTTCTTCGGAACCAGATCTCTCCCTTTTCAGAAAAAAGATTGGAAATGGGCATTCCCGCGTTCTTTTCAATTTCATTGTCGAGGTCTAAAAAGCTATAATTCAATGTAGTTGCCAACTGTTCACCAACTACTGATTTCCCGCTTCCCATGTATCCCAAAAGAACTATTTTCATACTAAAGCTCCAGATTTTTATTGTTTTTTTATCCGATTTAAAATATTCCCAAATTTAATTTAATTATGCTTTGAAAAATAGATTTATTGATAGTATATTTGCACCCGCCAACGCAAAACACCGCGTGTTCCGCTTCGGCGGATTTGGATCGCTTTTAAAGCAAGACCTGGTAGCTCAGTTGGTAGAGCACCTCCCTTTTAAGGAGGTGGTCCTGGGTTCGAGCCCCAGCCAGGTCACAAAAAAGTTAAGCCCCGCGGTTTAGCTTTTTTTTTCGCCTTAAGGCTACTGTATTATCCACAGCAAAGCGACATAGGCAACACCTACCCGGGTGCTGGAATTGGTAGACAGGCATGGTTGAGGGCCATGTGTCCTTTGGGCGTGTGGGTTCAAGTCCCATCCCGGGTACAATGAGTCATCTATTATTTGGATGGCTTTTTTTTTCGCTGAAGTCAGCCCAAAGTCCGGGCGTGGCGACAGCTCAAAAATCGTAACTTTTTTATAACGATTTTTGAGAAGGAGCCGTATTTAATTTATATGTCCCTTCTAAATTTTAATGTTAGTAGAACGGAATTTTTAATTGCACTCTTTAGACCCCCTAACTTCCTAATTGATTCGCAGTCATCTATTATTTGGATGGCTTTTTTTTTGCGCTGAAGTCAGCCCAAAGTCCGGGCGTGGCGACAGCTCAAAAATCGTAACTTTTTTATAACGATTTTTGAGAAGGAGCCGTATTTAATTTATGAGTCCCTTCTGAGTTTTAATGTTAGTAGAACGGAATTTTTAATTGCACTCTTTAGACCCCCTAACTTCCTAATTGATTCGCAGTCATCTATTATTTGGATGGCTTTTTTTTGTGCTGAAGTCAGCCCAAAGACCGGGCGTGGCGACAGCTCAAAAATCGTAACTTTTTTATGACGATTTTTGAGCTGTCGCTACACATTTCAGTGGTATCATTGAAAAAATTCGAACTTTACCAATCAACACTCTTCCTGTTAAATAATATTTTGTTCAATTTATTGGCCATTTTATTAAACAGTGGTTTAATTTTAGTATTTTCCTTTTTTGAAAAATCTGCGAGAATGGGTGTAAAAACACAATTCAGTATTAAAGACCTTGAAAACCTTAGTAATGTAAAGGCTCATACCATTCGCATCTGGGAAAAACGTTATAACCTTCTTGAACCGGAGCGTACCGATACAAATATTCGTAAGTACAATCTCGAAAATCTAAAAAAACTTCTGAATGTCGCTTATTTATATGACCAGGGACATAAAATTTCTAAAATTGCCAAGCTCGAAAATTCAGAAATTCAGAAGCTCATTCAGAAGAATTCGATTAATGAAACAAATAGTCTCGCATTAAAGCAGCTCAAATCTGCGATGTTCGATTTTGATGACGACCTTTTTCAGTATACGTTTACAGAACTAAACAAAACAAAATCCTTCAGTGAGATCTTTAGTGAAGTGTTTTTGCCTTTGCTAAGTGATATCGGACTTCTATGGCAAACAGGGACGATCGACCCCTCTCACGAGCGATTTATTTCAGAATTGATAAAAAGAAAAGTCATTGTTGCCATCGATTCGCTGAAGACTCAACCGAATAAATCTTCATCACCGGTATTTGCGCTATTTCTCCCTATAGGTGAAATTCACGAGATTGGCTTATTGTTTACCAATTTTCAGCTGCTTTCACGCGGATTTAAAACAGTATATCTGGGAACTAACATTGGAATTGAGAGTCTAGTTCATATCACGAATCATTACAACCAAATCTGCTTTTTATCCTACTTTACGGTAAAACCCGATCTAATTGAAATTCGTAAATATTTAAGGGATTTCAACAAAAGGATATCTAAGGATGATCAACACCAGCTGTGGTTATTGGGAGCAAAAGTGAGAAAGTTTAGCGATCTCAAAACTCCACCAAATATTAAGATTATAGCAAATAACAAAGATTTCCCGGAACTATTAGAAACACTAAAAAAATCATAATTTAAAAGGGAAAACAATTTTTTGTTTAATTTTTAATTAAATTTGTTAAACAAAATGAAGAATATAGCTATTATAGGTTCCGGGTTTTCCTCGCTTGCGGCTGCCAGTTATCTGGCCAAATCGGGACATTTGGTCACTATTTATGAAAAAAATGATACCGTTGGGGGGCGCGCCAGACAACTTAAAAGAGATGGCTTCACGTTCGATATAGGTCCAACCTGGTACTGGATGCCCGATGTTTTTGAGCGATTCTTTGCCGATTTCAATAAAAAACCATCCGATTACTATACGCTTCAGAAATTAAATCCTGCCTATCAAGTCTATTTTAATCCTGGGGATTATATAACGATCGAAGATACACTTGATAAAATATGTCTCGCCTTTGAAAAGGAAGAACAAGGAAGTTCGGCCAAACTCAGAAATTTCATGAATCAGGCTTTGGATAATTATGAGATCGCTATCAAAGATCTCGTCTATCGCCCGGGTATCTCCCCTTTAGAACTTGTAACGCCGGTAACCGCTAAAAAGTTAGGGCAATTTTTTAGTACTATAAGTAAGGAGGTTAGAAAGGAATTCAAAAATCCCAGACTTATTGCTATCATGGAGTTTCCCGTACTTTTTCTGGGAGCCAAACCTTCGAATACACCCGCCTTTTACAGTTTTATGAATTATGCCGATTTCGGATTAGGTACGTTCCATCCCAAGAACGGTATGTATTCGGTAATAAAAGCAATGAAAAGTCTTGCAGAAGAACTTGGCGTGACCATTAAGGTCAATGAGAATGTTGAAAGGATCGTGGTTCAGGATAAAAAGGCCACCGGTATAATAAGTAACGGGGTCTCGATTCCAGCAGATATTGTATTAAGCGGAGCAGACTACCATCATACAGAAACGTTGCTTGAGCCCATGTACCGACAATATTCAGAAAGCTATTGGGAAAAAAAGACCTTTGCACCCTCAAGCCTGCTATTTTATGTAGGATTCAAGAAAAAACTTGAACATGTAGCACATCATACGTTGTTTTTCGATGTAGACTTTGAAGAACATGCAAAAGCCATTTACGACGAACCTGCATGGCCCGAAAAACCGTTGTTCTATGCCAGTTTTCCTTCAAAAACGGATGCTAATATTGCCCCTGAGGGTACCGAAGCCGGAATTTTTCTGATCCCCTTGGCACCCGGACTTACAGATATTCCCGAGCTGAGAGAGGAGTACTTTGAAATGATCATCGAAAGATTTGAAAAGCTTACCACCCAAGAGGTAAAAAATTACATTATATTTAAGGAATCGTTTTGTCTGAATGACTTTGTTTCGGATTATAACTCATACAAAGGGAATGCCTACGGTTTGGCAAATACCCTTATGCAAACGGCTTTTTTGAGACCGAAACTGAAAAGTAAAAAAGTGGGTAATCTCTTTTTTACAGGTCAGCTAACCGTCCCGGGACCCGGAGTTCCTCCGTCACTCATCTCTGGTAAATTAGCTGCCGGATTGATTGAAAAAGATATTTAACCGCTAAGAAAATGAAAGAAATTTTTGACACCGTATCGAAGAGTTGCAGTAAAGAGGTCACTAACACCTACAGCACCTCTTTTTCGCTTGCGACTAAAATGCTATCTCCCACCATCAGGCAGGATATTTACAATATTTATGGTTTTGTTAGGTTCGCCGATGAAATCGTAGATTCATTTCACGATTATAATAAGAAAAAACTTTTTAATGGATTTGAAGAAGATCTTTGGAGAGCAATAGAAGATAAAATAAGTCTGAATCCCATTTTAAATTCCTTCCAACATACGGTGCATAATTACGGAATTGAAAAACATCTAATTACTTCATTTATGGATAGTATGCGATTGGATCTCTCAAAAAGCACCTATCTTACCTCAAAAGAATTTGAAGAATATATTTATGGTTCGGCCGATGTTGTTGGACTCATGTGCTTAAAGGTTTTTGTAAAGGGAGACCGAGATAAGTATGAAGCCTTAAAAGAATCGGCCATGCATTTGGGTTCTGCATTTCAAAAGGTGAATTTTTTAAGAGATCTGAAAGCCGATTACGAAGGTTTGAATCGCTCCTATTTTCCGAACACAGATCTCGCCTCCCTTGATGAAATTTCGAAACAGGTTATCATCGCCGAAATTGAAGAAGATTTCAAGTTGGGATATAAGGGCATACTGCTTTTACCTAATGAAGCGAAGTTTGGCGTATTTATGGCGTACAGATACTATAAAAGGCTATTAAAGAAACTTTCTAAGACTCCGGCAATTGAAATTAAAAATGCCCGGATCCGCGTTCCCAATTACGAAAAATTCGGACTATTAACCCGTAGTTATGTAAAGTATCAATTAAATTTGGTGAAATAGATTTTAAAAGCAATTTATGACAACACTACTCTGGATATTGATCTTTGTTGGCACCTTCTGTATTATGGAATTTATGGCGTGGTTTACCCATAAATATGTAATGCACGGATTTTTATGGCATCTCCATAAGGATCATCATAAAAAGGATCACGGAAGCTGGTGGGAACGCAATGATTTATTCTTTATTTTTTACGCTGCAGTAAGTATTGCCTGTTTTATAGGTTGGCAGTACTATGGGTTTTGGGCAGGCCTCCCCATTGGTCTGGGAATTTTTGCCTACGGACTTACCTATTTCTTGGTTCATGATATATTTATACATCAGCGATTTAAATTGTTTCGCAATGCCAACAACTGGTACGCTAAAGGCATAAGAAGAGCGCATAAAATGCACCATAAACATTTGGACAGACAAAAAGGAGAATGTTTTGGGATGCTTTTCCCGCCATTAAAATATTTCAAAAAATAGTGCATGAAATATTTATACCTCTATTTAAATATAGGTTCATTTATAATTCCATTTATATTTAGTTTTCACCCTAAGCTTAAATTCTATAAAAAGTGGAGATCCCTTTTTCCTGCGATCGCTATCATGATGTTGATCTTCATTCCATGGGATGTTGTTTTTACAAATGGTGGTATTTGGGGTTTTAATGAAAATTATATAACCGGTTATAAGCTCCTAAACCTTCCGGTAGAAGAATGGCTTTTCTTTATTTGTATCCCGTATGCCTGTATTTTTACTCATTACTCCCTACATTATATTTTTCCGAAGTTTTCTTTCTCCGAACATATAACGCTACTTATACAGATAGCACTACTTACGACTATGATCGTATCCCTATGGTACTTTTACGACCGTTGGTATACCCTTGTCAATTTTACGTATACCATCATCCTACTCGGTTTAGTCTATAATAACAAACAAAAAATATTACGGGGCTTTTTCCCAACTTTCTTGGTCGTGCTACTTCCCTTCTTTCTCATTAATGGAATTCTCACCGGAAGTTTTATTGAAGAGCAAGTTGTATGGTATAATGACGCCGAAAATATTGGTTATAGACTTGGAACCATACCCGTTGAGGATACAATGTATGCCCTAGGGATGTTGCTCACTGTGTTGGTTTTCACTGAAATTCTCGAACAACGTAAAAGGATAAACTAGCGAGCCGACTCATCGCTTAACAATTGGTCCAACAGGCTGTGAAAAGCTGATGTGTTCCAATCTGCAACCCCCGTCTTGTCGACCACGATCTCCCCTGAGGCCGATAATAAATAGGTCTTCGGAATAGAAGGAACAGCAAAATAAGATGGTGGTTCTTCAATTTGAATGTACACGGGAAAAGTATATCCTTTTTTCTTCAGAAAATTACTGATCACTGAAGGGTTTTCTGAGGACACAAAATAAAATTGAACACTATTCCCGTAACGTTCATATAATCGTTGGAATGATGGCATTTCAACAATACAAGGCGGACACCAGGTAGCCCAGAAATTAACTAGACTTACCTTCCCTTCAGCCCTTTTAAAAGACACTATATCCCCCTGCGTTGATCTAAGGTTCCAGTCATAGTCTGATATGGTACTACGCTCATCTAATTCGACTTCCGAAGGGCTAAACGAAATTAATCGTTGTACAAATACCTGAATCGGGAGACGGGTTTGGGGAAAAGCAAGCAATGCTATTACCATTAAAATAACAATGTTGCTCCAATTTCTTTTAATATAGCTCATTTAATAAATTGAATTTTAATAGTACTGAATTAATTATTTCTCACAAAAGATAAGTAAGGATTTATTTCACCAAAACAAACTCAAAAATCGACTAAAAACATTTTTCATTAACTTTTATTTAACTTTTTTGTTAAATATTTAAGTATTTCATCGATTTTTTATGCTTTTTATAGATTTTATTAATAAATTTAAATGACTCCCCTGATTATAAACACAAATACAAAAAGTAATGAAAAGATCTATATTTTATCTTTTTCTTATCTTCAGCATTTCTGGGTTTTCACAAATAGGGATAGGAACAACTTCACCTTCAGCAAGTTTAGACATAAACGGTAATGTAAGAATCCGGTCCGTCAATCAGGATCCGGACACAGATGTTGCACGTGATTCGGTATTGGTTATTTCAAAAGACGGAACAGTAAATACCATGGAAGCAGTGAAAATTATCTCGGCTGCACTTCCCACCGCCGTGAAGGGCAATTTCTCAAGCTCGGGGCTCGTCAATCTTTCTTTGCTTTCAGGATCGCAAACCATTACCTTCGATAGTGAAGCATTCGATATGAACGACGAATTCGATCTCACTTCTCATACTTTTACTGCGAACAACGATGGCATCTATTCGGTATACGTACAGATAGAAGCCTCTAGTTCTCTTGGTATAGCCACTAATTTTGGTGTACAAATACTAAAAAACGGAACTGTAGAAAACAGAAACAGTTTCGCCAATGTGGGTATACTGGGAACCAACGCTACTCCTCCGGTACGGTCCTCTCAAACCTTACTTCAGTTAACAGCCGGCGACACCATCACTTTCAGGGTTGAAGGTGATATTGCCTTGGGAAGTGTCAATTTGTTAGGTACAGATCAAGATAGTTATTTTACCATCCATCAAATTCGCTAAATATGAATAAAAAAACCCCGATAAAACTATCGGGGTTTTAAATAAATACATCTGGGATTAGGCGTTCTGTTTCTTTATCAGATTTAATGCCGAGCCTTCACGGAACCAGGCGATCTGTGCATCATTGTAGGTATGATTCACTGTAATGGTATCCTTGCTTCCATCCTTATGAACCACTTCAATTGTGAGTGGTTTATTAGGAGTAAAGTCGGAAATATCAACAAAATTGAAGGTATCATCCTCCTGAATAAGATCGTAATCATTTTCATTCTTGAAGGTAAGCGCTAACATTCCTTGTTTCTTTAAGTTTGTCTCATGGATCCGGGCAAAGGATTTTACCAATACCGCAGCTACCCCAAGATGACGAGGTTGCATCGCTGCGTGCTCTCGCGAAGATCCTTCTCCATAATTATGATCTCCAACCACAATTGTCTTAATTCCATTTGCCTTGTATTCGCGTTGAGTATCGGGTACTCCTCCATATTCTCCGTTTAATTGGTTTTTAACGAAATTGGTCTTCTTATTAAACGCATTTACGGCACCTATTAGGGTGTTGTTCGCAATATTATCAAGATGCCCTCTAAATCGCAACCAAGGTCCGGCCATAGAAATATGATCTGTAGTACACTTTCCGAAGGCTTTAATTAATAGCTTCATTCCCTGTAATTCTTCATCTTTAATTGGCACGAATGGCTCAAGCAGTTGCAATCTTTCACTATTTGGAGCAACTTTCACATCGACGCTGCTTCCGTCGGCCTTTGGTTCAAGATATCCGTTATCCTTTACATCAAAACCGAGAGGAGGAAGTTCTATACCTTTCGGTATATCGAGCTTTACCTGCTCCCCGTCCTCGTTTAACAGGGTGTCGTTCATCGGGTCGAAATCGAGGCGGCCAGAAATTGCTATTGCTGCCACCATTTCGGGAGAACCAACGAACGCATGGGTATTCGGGTTTCCATCGGCTCGCTTCGAAAAGTTTCGGTTAAAGGAATGAACTATCGTATTCTTCTCATCACCTTTAAGATCGCTTCGGTCCCACTGACCAATGCAAGGACCGCAAGCATTTGTAAACACAGTGGCTCCTAGATTCTCGAATACATCCAGCAAACCATCCCGTTCTGCAGTGTAGCGAATCTGCTCCGATCCCGGATTAATTCCAAAATCACTCTTAGGCTTTAATTTTTTATCAATTGCCTGCTGCGCAATAGAAGCCGCTCGAGTAAGATCTTCGTAAGATGAATTGGTACAGGACCCTATTAATCCCCAATCCACTTTTATAGGCCAGTCATTAGCTCTTGCTTTTTCACCCAATTGTCCGACCGGGGTTGCAAGATCCGGTGAAAAAGGTCCGTTTAAATGAGGACGTAGCTCAGATAGGTTGATCTCGATCACCTGATCGAAATATTGTTCCGGGTTTGCATAAACTTCATCATCCCCGGTAAGATATTCTCGTATCTTGTTAGCTTCATCTGCAATTTCCTCGCGATCTGTTGCTCTCAAGAAACGCTCCATAGAATCGTCGTATCCAAACGTTGAAGTTGTCGCACCAATTTCGGCTCCCATATTACAGATAGTTCCTTTTCCTGTACATGACAAATTCTTGGCACCGGGTCCGAAATATTCAACTATTGCCCCTGTTCCGCCTTTTACCGTTAGAATTCCGGCCACTTTTAAAATAACATCTTTAGAAGCCGTCCAACCGCTAAGCTCTCCGGTTAATTTAACTCCAATGAGTTTCGGGAATTTAAGTTCCCACGCCATTCCTGCCATTACATCAACGGCATCTGCCCCTCCTACACCAATAGCTACCATTCCTAATCCGCCGGCATTTACCGTATGTGAATCGGTACCAATCATCATTCCGCCCGGAAAAGCATAATTTTCGAGTACTACCTGATGAATTATTCCCGCTCCGGGTTTCCAGAAGCCAATTCCGTATTTATTTGAAACCGACTCTAGAAAATTAAACACTTCATTACTGGTTTCATTTGCCCGCTTTAAGTCGGCGGCTGCTCCTTGTTTTGCTTGAATCAAGTGATCACAATGCGTGGTAGTTGGCACGGCAACCTTTGCTTTACCGGCCTGCATAAACTGTAATAGCGCCATTTGAGCCGTAGCATCCTGTAACGCAATTCTGTCGGGAGCAAATTCAACATAGTCCTTTCCTCTTGTGTATGCTTCGGTAGGTGTTCCATCCCAAAGATGACTGTATAATATTTTTTCTGCAAGAGTTAAAGGCTTCCCCACGATCTCCCGTGCTTTATCTACACGTTCGGCCATTTGAGAATACACTTGCTTGATCATGTTAATGTCGAATGCCATAGTTTTATTTTTTGTGTTAGAAAGGATTGCAAAACTACAAAAATTTATAATAATTTAAAAATACTCAACAAAATAAGCCTGTTTATGATTATTTTTTATTAAATATTAAATTTTATTGCGAATATTTATCAATCAGTCAATATCTGATAGAGATAATTACGAAATTAATAATTCATTTTTTTGCTTCTTCGGAAAAATGGTCTGTCACGGATATCCATCATCGGCTTCTCATAAATCCTAAACAATATATAGGATAATAATATAGTAATTACAATATAGGCCACAGAATAAATCAATCTTTGGGTAAACTCAAATTCTTCAATAGGTGCTATATGCCGCATTAATTGCAGGACGATCGAATAATGCAATAAATACATAGAATACGAAATGAGACTTATATAGGTAATAGGGATCGCAATTGTTTTTGAAGCCTCCTTAATCCCGGCCAACCACGGTAGCAGAAAAGCAATACTTATAGAAACCAATGGAAGATACAATACGTTCCAAAAGAATGGATAAGTTTCTATTCTCACATTAAACAAGGGTACGATGGCATGTAACACCAAAAATAAAACAATTCCCAATCTTAAGAATATCATTTTATTTTTCACCCAGATCTCAGTATAAACCAAAGAAATATAGGCGGCTAGTATTCCATAAGCTATGGCATCGATCCTATACAATGTTACGGCTTTTAAATGGCGGTTCCACATGGTCATACTAAGATTGCTTGTCCATTCATTATAGATGAGCTTGGTTCCGAAGAAAAACAAAATAATAAACAGGGTGACCCAAAGAAACAGTTTTCGTCTGGAAACCTTCAGAGGCAGTAAAAACAGTAAATACAATAAGAACGGCGTGAGTATATAGGCAAATTCCTCAATGGGTAAACTCCAAGATTCAGTAAAAAACACCGGCATTTTGTAGCTTGCATTCTGAAGAAAGAAAAAATATCTTCCTATAGTTTCGGGCAGCTCCCTCCCTATCCATAAGACAATCAATATGTTTATAACGAGTACCAAATAGTAGTTTGGCAATGTTCTAAACCATCGTCTCACTAAAAAATATCGGAATTCCGATAGCAAGAAGTCCTTATCGGTATAGATTCTGAATAAAATTCGTCCGATTAAAAAACCACTAAGTACAAAGAAAATTTCCACCCCCATCACACCCATTAACTCAATGATGCTTACCAAGG is from Constantimarinum furrinae and encodes:
- a CDS encoding shikimate kinase produces the protein MKIVLLGYMGSGKSVVGEQLATTLNYSFLDLDNEIEKNAGMPISNLFSEKGEIWFRRKENEILKEIIQQDPKLVLATGGGTPCYGDSSSFIQLEKDVISIYLKTSLDELTHRLFSETTHRPLIAHLESKEALKDFIRKHLFERAHYYNQADLVIETDGKPVNAIVEIIVARLF
- a CDS encoding MerR family transcriptional regulator; the encoded protein is MGVKTQFSIKDLENLSNVKAHTIRIWEKRYNLLEPERTDTNIRKYNLENLKKLLNVAYLYDQGHKISKIAKLENSEIQKLIQKNSINETNSLALKQLKSAMFDFDDDLFQYTFTELNKTKSFSEIFSEVFLPLLSDIGLLWQTGTIDPSHERFISELIKRKVIVAIDSLKTQPNKSSSPVFALFLPIGEIHEIGLLFTNFQLLSRGFKTVYLGTNIGIESLVHITNHYNQICFLSYFTVKPDLIEIRKYLRDFNKRISKDDQHQLWLLGAKVRKFSDLKTPPNIKIIANNKDFPELLETLKKS
- a CDS encoding phytoene desaturase family protein, which codes for MKNIAIIGSGFSSLAAASYLAKSGHLVTIYEKNDTVGGRARQLKRDGFTFDIGPTWYWMPDVFERFFADFNKKPSDYYTLQKLNPAYQVYFNPGDYITIEDTLDKICLAFEKEEQGSSAKLRNFMNQALDNYEIAIKDLVYRPGISPLELVTPVTAKKLGQFFSTISKEVRKEFKNPRLIAIMEFPVLFLGAKPSNTPAFYSFMNYADFGLGTFHPKNGMYSVIKAMKSLAEELGVTIKVNENVERIVVQDKKATGIISNGVSIPADIVLSGADYHHTETLLEPMYRQYSESYWEKKTFAPSSLLFYVGFKKKLEHVAHHTLFFDVDFEEHAKAIYDEPAWPEKPLFYASFPSKTDANIAPEGTEAGIFLIPLAPGLTDIPELREEYFEMIIERFEKLTTQEVKNYIIFKESFCLNDFVSDYNSYKGNAYGLANTLMQTAFLRPKLKSKKVGNLFFTGQLTVPGPGVPPSLISGKLAAGLIEKDI
- a CDS encoding phytoene/squalene synthase family protein, which codes for MKEIFDTVSKSCSKEVTNTYSTSFSLATKMLSPTIRQDIYNIYGFVRFADEIVDSFHDYNKKKLFNGFEEDLWRAIEDKISLNPILNSFQHTVHNYGIEKHLITSFMDSMRLDLSKSTYLTSKEFEEYIYGSADVVGLMCLKVFVKGDRDKYEALKESAMHLGSAFQKVNFLRDLKADYEGLNRSYFPNTDLASLDEISKQVIIAEIEEDFKLGYKGILLLPNEAKFGVFMAYRYYKRLLKKLSKTPAIEIKNARIRVPNYEKFGLLTRSYVKYQLNLVK
- a CDS encoding sterol desaturase family protein, translating into MTTLLWILIFVGTFCIMEFMAWFTHKYVMHGFLWHLHKDHHKKDHGSWWERNDLFFIFYAAVSIACFIGWQYYGFWAGLPIGLGIFAYGLTYFLVHDIFIHQRFKLFRNANNWYAKGIRRAHKMHHKHLDRQKGECFGMLFPPLKYFKK
- a CDS encoding lycopene cyclase domain-containing protein; amino-acid sequence: MKYLYLYLNIGSFIIPFIFSFHPKLKFYKKWRSLFPAIAIMMLIFIPWDVVFTNGGIWGFNENYITGYKLLNLPVEEWLFFICIPYACIFTHYSLHYIFPKFSFSEHITLLIQIALLTTMIVSLWYFYDRWYTLVNFTYTIILLGLVYNNKQKILRGFFPTFLVVLLPFFLINGILTGSFIEEQVVWYNDAENIGYRLGTIPVEDTMYALGMLLTVLVFTEILEQRKRIN
- a CDS encoding TlpA family protein disulfide reductase, which produces MSYIKRNWSNIVILMVIALLAFPQTRLPIQVFVQRLISFSPSEVELDERSTISDYDWNLRSTQGDIVSFKRAEGKVSLVNFWATWCPPCIVEMPSFQRLYERYGNSVQFYFVSSENPSVISNFLKKKGYTFPVYIQIEEPPSYFAVPSIPKTYLLSASGEIVVDKTGVADWNTSAFHSLLDQLLSDESAR
- a CDS encoding BclA C-terminal domain-containing protein — its product is MKRSIFYLFLIFSISGFSQIGIGTTSPSASLDINGNVRIRSVNQDPDTDVARDSVLVISKDGTVNTMEAVKIISAALPTAVKGNFSSSGLVNLSLLSGSQTITFDSEAFDMNDEFDLTSHTFTANNDGIYSVYVQIEASSSLGIATNFGVQILKNGTVENRNSFANVGILGTNATPPVRSSQTLLQLTAGDTITFRVEGDIALGSVNLLGTDQDSYFTIHQIR
- a CDS encoding aconitate hydratase, whose product is MAFDINMIKQVYSQMAERVDKAREIVGKPLTLAEKILYSHLWDGTPTEAYTRGKDYVEFAPDRIALQDATAQMALLQFMQAGKAKVAVPTTTHCDHLIQAKQGAAADLKRANETSNEVFNFLESVSNKYGIGFWKPGAGIIHQVVLENYAFPGGMMIGTDSHTVNAGGLGMVAIGVGGADAVDVMAGMAWELKFPKLIGVKLTGELSGWTASKDVILKVAGILTVKGGTGAIVEYFGPGAKNLSCTGKGTICNMGAEIGATTSTFGYDDSMERFLRATDREEIADEANKIREYLTGDDEVYANPEQYFDQVIEINLSELRPHLNGPFSPDLATPVGQLGEKARANDWPIKVDWGLIGSCTNSSYEDLTRAASIAQQAIDKKLKPKSDFGINPGSEQIRYTAERDGLLDVFENLGATVFTNACGPCIGQWDRSDLKGDEKNTIVHSFNRNFSKRADGNPNTHAFVGSPEMVAAIAISGRLDFDPMNDTLLNEDGEQVKLDIPKGIELPPLGFDVKDNGYLEPKADGSSVDVKVAPNSERLQLLEPFVPIKDEELQGMKLLIKAFGKCTTDHISMAGPWLRFRGHLDNIANNTLIGAVNAFNKKTNFVKNQLNGEYGGVPDTQREYKANGIKTIVVGDHNYGEGSSREHAAMQPRHLGVAAVLVKSFARIHETNLKKQGMLALTFKNENDYDLIQEDDTFNFVDISDFTPNKPLTIEVVHKDGSKDTITVNHTYNDAQIAWFREGSALNLIKKQNA
- a CDS encoding acyltransferase family protein — translated: MKIDLNNRIFGLDLMRTVAILCVVFSHALWNFPDAEGPLVSIIELMGVMGVEIFFVLSGFLIGRILFRIYTDKDFLLSEFRYFLVRRWFRTLPNYYLVLVINILIVLWIGRELPETIGRYFFFLQNASYKMPVFFTESWSLPIEEFAYILTPFLLYLLFLLPLKVSRRKLFLWVTLFIILFFFGTKLIYNEWTSNLSMTMWNRHLKAVTLYRIDAIAYGILAAYISLVYTEIWVKNKMIFLRLGIVLFLVLHAIVPLFNVRIETYPFFWNVLYLPLVSISIAFLLPWLAGIKEASKTIAIPITYISLISYSMYLLHYSIVLQLMRHIAPIEEFEFTQRLIYSVAYIVITILLSYILFRIYEKPMMDIRDRPFFRRSKKMNY